One Candidatus Binatia bacterium DNA window includes the following coding sequences:
- a CDS encoding NAD(P)H quinone oxidoreductase, with amino-acid sequence MTTIRAVVFDRPGGEDVLRIDEVPRPSVGPRDVRIRVRTTSVNRADLLQRQGLYPPPPGVTPVLGLDCAGEVLEVGSEVRRWKPGDRVMALLPGGGYAEEAVVDEGSVLAVPEGMTDEEAGAFPEVFLTAFLNIFLLGGASRGGVVLVHGGGSGVGTAAIGLCREAGVRVIVTAGTDEKCRRAIEHGAEAAVNYRTGDFVSVARERTGGRGVDVVLDCVGAAYLSKNLDALGEGGRLVVIGLIGGAKAELSLAALLVRRLSVIGSTLRGRSNEEKAAIVEAFEKRFGEALRAGRLRPVLDRVLPLERVAEAHRAMQAGEHFGKIVLRVAPRP; translated from the coding sequence ATGACGACCATCCGTGCCGTCGTGTTCGACCGCCCGGGGGGAGAGGACGTTCTCCGAATCGACGAAGTCCCCCGTCCCTCCGTCGGGCCCCGTGACGTGAGAATCCGCGTTCGGACGACGTCCGTGAACCGTGCCGACCTTCTGCAGCGACAGGGCCTCTATCCCCCGCCGCCCGGGGTGACGCCCGTCCTGGGGCTCGACTGCGCCGGCGAGGTCTTGGAGGTCGGGAGCGAGGTCCGCCGGTGGAAGCCCGGCGACCGGGTCATGGCGCTCCTCCCGGGAGGGGGTTACGCCGAGGAAGCCGTGGTGGACGAAGGGTCGGTGCTCGCGGTTCCCGAGGGCATGACCGACGAGGAGGCGGGTGCATTTCCCGAGGTTTTCCTCACGGCGTTTCTCAACATCTTTCTCCTCGGTGGAGCGTCTCGCGGAGGGGTCGTCCTCGTGCACGGTGGGGGCAGCGGTGTCGGCACGGCTGCGATCGGCCTCTGCAGGGAGGCGGGCGTGAGGGTGATCGTGACGGCAGGGACGGACGAAAAATGCCGGCGCGCGATCGAGCACGGAGCCGAAGCGGCCGTGAACTACCGTACGGGCGACTTTGTCTCGGTCGCCCGCGAGCGGACAGGAGGCCGGGGCGTCGACGTCGTCCTCGACTGCGTCGGGGCGGCGTACCTCTCGAAGAACCTCGACGCCCTCGGCGAGGGGGGCCGTCTCGTGGTGATCGGTCTCATCGGGGGTGCCAAGGCCGAGCTTTCCCTCGCGGCGCTCCTGGTGCGGAGACTCTCCGTGATCGGCTCCACGCTGCGGGGCCGCTCCAACGAAGAAAAAGCGGCGATCGTCGAAGCCTTCGAAAAGCGCTTCGGCGAGGCCTTGCGGGCCGGCAGGCTCCGGCCGGTCCTCGACCGTGTGCTTCCGCTCGAGCGGGTCGCCGAGGCACACCGCGCCATGCAGGCGGGCGAGCACTTCGGGAAGATCGTGCTCCGCGTCGCTCCCCGGCCCTAG
- the coaE gene encoding dephospho-CoA kinase → MRTIGLTGRLGSGKSTVARILARHGAHVIDADRVGHEVYLPGTQGWREVVGAFGREILAPDGTVDRKKLGELVFRDPEALARLNRIVHPLIGREIERRLRELRETGRRLPAVVEAAVLVEAGWTPLVDEVWLVTTTPDLAVRRVGEQRGWSPAEVRARLEAQLPEEDRLPYARVVIPNTGSLEELEARVLREWRRVAEEA, encoded by the coding sequence ATGAGGACCATCGGGCTCACCGGCAGGCTCGGGAGCGGCAAGAGCACCGTGGCCCGCATCCTCGCCCGGCACGGCGCACACGTGATCGACGCCGACCGGGTGGGGCACGAGGTCTACCTTCCGGGGACGCAGGGCTGGCGCGAGGTGGTCGGCGCGTTCGGGCGGGAAATCCTGGCTCCCGACGGCACCGTCGACCGCAAGAAGCTCGGGGAGCTCGTCTTCCGGGACCCCGAAGCCCTGGCTCGGCTCAACCGCATCGTCCACCCCCTCATCGGCCGGGAAATCGAAAGGCGGCTCCGGGAGCTCCGGGAGACGGGACGCCGTTTGCCGGCGGTCGTGGAAGCGGCCGTGCTCGTCGAAGCCGGGTGGACACCGCTCGTCGACGAGGTCTGGCTCGTCACCACGACCCCGGACCTCGCGGTTCGGCGCGTCGGGGAACAACGAGGCTGGAGCCCCGCGGAGGTCCGCGCCCGGCTCGAAGCGCAGCTTCCGGAGGAAGACCGGCTCCCCTACGCTCGCGTCGTCATCCCGAACACGGGAAGCCTCGAGGAGCTCGAAGCCCGGGTCCTGCGGGAGTGGCGGAGGGTCGCCGAAGAAGCCTGA
- a CDS encoding thiolase, whose translation MQPRAYIAGVGMTRFGKHLETGLKALGAEAVKLALEDAGLEPPQLEAAVVGNAAAGVVTGQESIRGQVILRSLGVGRIPVVNVENACASASTALHQACLWVTAGFCDVALALGVEKLYCEDKRRSFAAFRGAVDVELLEEVMAALARDARAQGAEAASSGAGEKRSMFMDIYAAAARAHMKRYGTTVRQFAAVAAKNSFHGSLNPRAQFRERLTVEEVLAAPVVAEPLTRPMCSPIGDGAAAAVLVSERKKRELGLRVPVRVLSCVLHSGWDHGADEPGTVEVCAREAYEEAGVSPEDLDVVECHDATAPAEIMAYESLGLCGKGEGGLLVESGATQLGGRIPVNPSGGLLRKGHPVGATGLAQIVELTEQLQGRAGARQVPEARLALAQNGGGVIGADAAAMCVTILSL comes from the coding sequence ATGCAACCCAGGGCGTACATCGCCGGAGTCGGCATGACTCGGTTCGGAAAGCACCTCGAAACGGGCTTGAAAGCGCTCGGCGCCGAGGCCGTGAAGCTCGCGCTCGAGGACGCGGGTCTCGAGCCGCCCCAGCTCGAGGCTGCCGTGGTGGGAAACGCCGCGGCCGGGGTCGTGACGGGCCAGGAGAGCATCCGGGGACAGGTGATCCTCCGGAGTCTCGGGGTCGGCCGCATCCCCGTCGTGAACGTCGAGAACGCCTGCGCGAGCGCTTCCACGGCGCTCCACCAGGCGTGCCTCTGGGTCACGGCCGGTTTCTGCGACGTCGCCCTCGCCCTCGGCGTCGAGAAGCTCTACTGCGAGGACAAACGGAGAAGTTTCGCGGCCTTCCGGGGCGCGGTCGACGTGGAGCTCCTCGAAGAGGTGATGGCCGCGCTCGCTCGCGACGCCCGGGCGCAGGGAGCCGAGGCCGCGAGCTCCGGAGCCGGAGAGAAAAGGTCGATGTTCATGGACATCTACGCGGCCGCCGCCCGGGCCCACATGAAGCGGTACGGCACGACCGTGCGCCAATTCGCCGCCGTGGCCGCGAAAAACTCCTTTCACGGAAGCCTGAACCCGCGGGCCCAGTTCCGCGAGAGACTCACCGTGGAAGAGGTCCTGGCCGCCCCCGTGGTCGCGGAGCCCCTTACACGCCCCATGTGCTCGCCGATCGGCGACGGTGCCGCGGCTGCCGTCCTGGTGAGCGAGCGGAAAAAGCGGGAACTCGGACTGCGGGTGCCGGTCCGCGTTCTCTCCTGCGTCCTCCACTCGGGATGGGACCACGGGGCCGACGAGCCCGGAACGGTCGAGGTGTGCGCCCGCGAAGCTTACGAAGAAGCCGGAGTGAGCCCCGAGGACCTCGACGTCGTCGAGTGCCACGACGCGACCGCTCCGGCGGAAATCATGGCCTACGAGTCTCTCGGTCTCTGCGGGAAGGGCGAGGGAGGACTACTGGTGGAGAGCGGAGCCACGCAACTCGGCGGCAGGATTCCCGTCAACCCCTCCGGCGGGCTTCTCCGCAAGGGCCATCCGGTGGGAGCCACGGGGCTCGCGCAGATCGTCGAGCTCACCGAGCAACTCCAGGGCCGGGCCGGCGCCCGTCAGGTTCCCGAGGCTCGCCTGGCGCTCGCGCAGAACGGAGGGGGCGTCATCGGCGCGGACGCGGCGGCCATGTGCGTGACGATTCTCTCGCTCTGA
- a CDS encoding MFS transporter, with product MGRLYYGWWVVLGCVVCQMDLGFGKDAMDVYMTYIVSDLGWTRADFQLAGWVLLASYSVASPAVGYLLDRLGARTVLSLGAVSLGLVFLGYARMENFAQYLLVTLLLGFAMVAVGDIPVSTVASRWFERHRGTVLGIVLVGSNLGAAVVNLLAKELYRSFGDDWRLALRWLAFLVAFLVLPFSLFVIRDRRSDEVPPEERLEAGESESTASPSLPLRAAVRTASFWILVFALFSYYFYYLFVNRHVIALFRDHGSFGHRVPVLLTRFFGVAPDDFPEFTKSMFEVVGIPAKLLGGVLVDRLRLRHALGWNFALLAGGSLLFPFFGSHGVVVWVFLFLHGAACGLQQVLTPMAVAECFGLRSMGRVYGSLLLVLFPAHTGTWYAAYLFDTTGSYAPFYPYFMTLNVGAAASLFFLRPASRRA from the coding sequence ATGGGTCGCCTCTACTACGGCTGGTGGGTCGTCCTCGGCTGCGTCGTCTGCCAGATGGATCTCGGTTTCGGCAAGGACGCCATGGACGTGTACATGACGTACATCGTCTCGGACCTCGGATGGACCCGCGCGGACTTCCAGCTCGCGGGTTGGGTTCTCCTGGCTTCCTACAGCGTCGCGAGTCCGGCCGTGGGCTACCTTCTCGACCGCCTCGGGGCGCGTACCGTCCTGAGCCTCGGCGCCGTGTCGTTGGGGCTCGTGTTCCTCGGGTACGCTCGGATGGAGAATTTCGCCCAGTACCTGCTCGTCACGCTCCTTCTGGGTTTCGCCATGGTGGCCGTGGGGGACATTCCGGTATCCACGGTCGCTTCCCGCTGGTTCGAGCGACACCGCGGGACGGTGCTGGGCATCGTGCTCGTCGGCTCCAATCTCGGGGCTGCCGTCGTCAATCTTCTGGCGAAGGAGCTCTACCGTTCCTTCGGGGACGACTGGAGGCTCGCGCTTCGCTGGCTCGCCTTCCTCGTCGCCTTTCTCGTCCTCCCCTTTTCGCTTTTCGTGATCCGGGACCGGCGTTCGGACGAAGTACCGCCCGAGGAGCGCCTCGAGGCGGGCGAGTCCGAATCCACCGCCTCCCCGAGCCTTCCCCTCCGGGCCGCGGTGCGGACGGCGAGCTTCTGGATCCTCGTCTTCGCGCTCTTTTCCTACTACTTCTACTACCTTTTCGTGAACCGGCACGTCATCGCTCTCTTCCGGGACCACGGGAGCTTCGGCCATCGCGTGCCGGTCCTGCTCACGCGGTTTTTCGGCGTGGCACCGGACGATTTTCCGGAGTTCACCAAGAGCATGTTCGAGGTCGTGGGGATTCCCGCCAAGCTTCTCGGCGGCGTCCTCGTCGACCGCCTCCGGTTACGTCACGCGCTCGGGTGGAACTTCGCTCTGCTCGCCGGGGGAAGTCTTCTGTTTCCCTTTTTCGGCTCGCACGGGGTCGTCGTCTGGGTGTTTCTCTTCCTGCACGGCGCGGCGTGCGGTCTCCAGCAAGTGCTCACGCCCATGGCCGTGGCCGAGTGCTTCGGGTTGCGCTCGATGGGGCGCGTCTACGGGTCGCTCCTGCTCGTGCTTTTCCCGGCACACACGGGCACGTGGTACGCGGCCTACCTTTTCGACACGACGGGCAGCTACGCCCCCTTCTACCCCTACTTCATGACCCTCAACGTGGGCGCCGCGGCCTCGCTGTTCTTTCTGCGGCCTGCCTCGCGCCGCGCCTGA
- a CDS encoding UPF0301 protein, with product MNEKSLAPSLLLAMPQMTDPNFARSVVLLCEHGKEGTMGLVVNRPTTTPLSSVVQWESLAARASDVRVWIGGPVEPHRGWILSRFDPGTRDRIEIGESLYLSGSVEALRRFLSAPPELRRQGRFLLGYAGWAPGQLEGELAASAWLNAPLELDLVFETPPERMWDAAVRSLGIDPASLQMGPGVH from the coding sequence ATGAACGAAAAGTCTCTCGCGCCTTCGCTCCTTCTGGCCATGCCGCAGATGACCGACCCCAATTTCGCCCGCTCGGTCGTGCTCCTCTGCGAACACGGCAAAGAGGGCACGATGGGACTCGTCGTGAACCGGCCGACCACGACCCCTCTCTCCTCCGTCGTGCAGTGGGAGTCCTTGGCGGCCCGAGCCTCGGACGTTCGCGTGTGGATCGGCGGGCCCGTGGAGCCGCACAGGGGGTGGATCCTGAGCCGGTTCGACCCGGGCACCAGGGACCGGATCGAAATCGGCGAGAGCCTCTACCTTTCGGGCTCCGTCGAAGCCCTCCGCCGCTTTCTTTCCGCACCGCCGGAACTGCGGAGGCAGGGCCGGTTCCTGCTCGGCTACGCGGGGTGGGCGCCCGGACAGCTCGAGGGAGAACTCGCCGCGTCCGCGTGGCTCAACGCTCCTCTCGAACTCGACCTCGTCTTCGAAACGCCACCGGAACGCATGTGGGACGCGGCCGTGCGGAGCCTCGGGATCGATCCGGCCTCGCTGCAGATGGGCCCGGGCGTCCACTGA
- a CDS encoding ATP-dependent acyl-CoA ligase, whose product MTTRNEAILADLLAARAEEKPDLDVLTFERWSLGLEPDEVRTYAALFENAHRIARELLRRGLERGDRFALMMRNHPEFVEALAAASLTACVAVPVDPRTRGEKLAYTLRHSGSRGLLCADYCLGQVLEVREQVPSLEWILVLETGEGAEPVSVEGFDRLRDVLAEPFRAVDSRLRSPDDPLQILYTSGTTGDPKGVVFPNSRFGLFALAGHLFGYRPDDRPYTGLSLTHGNAQAVTLAPSLSMGLRAVFSRKFTKSKLWDVCRRYGCTTFSLLGGMATAIYAEPPREDDARNPVRMVVSAGMPAALWEAFERRFGVRVLEWYGTVEGGLAIKPIGEGPIGSFGKPVPGLEMKIVDEDGNECPPGVVGEIVSRPASGEPARVEYFGDAEASRRKTEGGWLRSGDMGHRDAEGWFFFDYRKGGGIRHNGEFIHPSFVEKVIAEHPSVADVFVYGVPAASGAPGEKDIVAAVVPAPGVPFDPKAIFEACRKGLEPNAVPTYLQVVDEIPKTVSEKPQERILRERFDPEAENVFTETKCR is encoded by the coding sequence ATGACGACGAGAAACGAAGCGATTCTGGCCGATCTCCTCGCCGCGCGGGCCGAAGAGAAGCCCGACCTCGACGTGCTCACGTTCGAGAGGTGGAGTCTCGGTCTCGAGCCCGACGAGGTGCGGACTTACGCCGCTCTCTTCGAGAACGCGCACAGGATCGCCCGCGAGCTGCTGCGGCGCGGGCTCGAGCGGGGAGACAGGTTCGCCCTCATGATGCGGAACCACCCGGAGTTCGTCGAGGCGCTCGCGGCCGCGTCGCTCACGGCCTGCGTCGCCGTGCCGGTCGACCCGCGCACCCGGGGGGAGAAGCTCGCCTACACGCTACGGCACTCGGGCTCGAGGGGGCTCCTCTGCGCGGACTACTGCCTCGGGCAGGTGCTCGAGGTCCGCGAACAGGTCCCGTCGCTCGAGTGGATTCTCGTCCTGGAGACGGGAGAAGGGGCGGAGCCGGTTTCGGTCGAAGGATTCGACCGGCTCCGGGACGTCCTCGCCGAACCTTTCCGAGCGGTCGACTCCCGTCTCCGTTCGCCCGACGACCCGCTCCAGATCCTCTACACCTCGGGCACCACGGGCGACCCGAAAGGTGTCGTGTTCCCGAACTCGCGCTTCGGCCTTTTCGCGCTCGCGGGTCATCTTTTCGGCTACCGTCCCGACGACCGGCCTTACACGGGTCTCTCCCTCACGCACGGAAACGCGCAGGCCGTCACGCTCGCACCGTCGCTTTCGATGGGTCTCCGGGCCGTCTTCAGCCGCAAGTTTACCAAGTCGAAGCTCTGGGACGTCTGCCGCCGCTACGGATGCACGACGTTTTCCCTCCTCGGCGGAATGGCGACCGCCATCTACGCCGAGCCTCCGAGAGAAGACGACGCCCGGAATCCGGTCCGGATGGTGGTCTCCGCCGGGATGCCGGCCGCCCTCTGGGAAGCGTTCGAGCGCCGGTTCGGGGTCCGGGTCCTCGAATGGTACGGCACCGTGGAGGGCGGCCTTGCCATCAAGCCCATCGGCGAAGGGCCCATCGGGAGCTTCGGCAAGCCGGTTCCGGGGCTCGAGATGAAGATCGTGGACGAGGACGGCAACGAATGCCCGCCCGGCGTCGTGGGCGAGATCGTCTCCCGACCGGCGAGCGGAGAGCCCGCCCGCGTGGAGTACTTCGGGGACGCGGAGGCGTCGAGGCGGAAGACCGAAGGAGGGTGGCTCCGGAGCGGCGACATGGGGCACCGGGACGCCGAGGGTTGGTTTTTCTTCGACTACCGCAAGGGGGGCGGCATCCGCCACAACGGAGAGTTCATCCACCCGAGCTTCGTCGAGAAGGTGATCGCCGAGCACCCCTCGGTCGCCGACGTCTTCGTGTACGGGGTTCCGGCGGCCTCGGGGGCGCCCGGTGAAAAAGACATCGTTGCCGCGGTCGTCCCCGCGCCCGGCGTGCCGTTCGACCCGAAGGCCATCTTCGAAGCGTGCCGCAAGGGGCTCGAGCCCAACGCCGTGCCCACCTACCTCCAGGTGGTCGACGAAATCCCGAAGACCGTCTCCGAAAAACCGCAGGAGAGAATCCTGCGGGAACGCTTCGACCCGGAAGCGGAAAACGTCTTCACGGAAACGAAATGCCGCTAG
- a CDS encoding sulfurtransferase: MEHSPRFLKLVDEARRKVREIGVEDVRRKIESGESFLLLDVREPEEWSRGHLPEALHLCKGVLERDIERLAPDPDTPIVLYCGGGYRSVLAAESLARMGYRNVASMAGGWRAWTAENYPVERNRREVRRGARQAAERTARPRRPR, from the coding sequence ATGGAGCACTCGCCGCGCTTTTTGAAGCTCGTCGACGAGGCACGGCGGAAAGTCCGCGAGATCGGGGTCGAAGACGTGCGCCGGAAGATCGAGTCGGGCGAGTCCTTCCTTCTGCTCGACGTCCGGGAGCCCGAGGAGTGGTCGCGGGGCCACCTGCCGGAGGCTCTGCATCTCTGCAAAGGCGTGCTCGAGCGCGACATCGAACGCCTCGCGCCCGACCCGGATACCCCGATCGTCCTCTACTGTGGAGGCGGCTACCGGTCCGTTCTCGCGGCCGAAAGCCTCGCCCGGATGGGCTACCGGAACGTCGCCTCCATGGCCGGAGGGTGGAGGGCCTGGACGGCGGAGAACTATCCCGTCGAGCGGAACCGACGCGAGGTCAGGCGCGGCGCGAGGCAGGCCGCAGAAAGAACAGCGAGGCCGCGGCGCCCACGTTGA
- a CDS encoding acyl-CoA dehydrogenase, with amino-acid sequence MALVDLETTLTEQEKAIRDTARRFARETLRPVGTLLDKMPDPATVIAPDSPLWKVFDRYRELELGLLDTASTGLSPLEQARVRFLVSEELGWGDAGLAISLGVSGFHKMFAYLSGRPALVERFASPGNRDIGCWAITEPEHGSDALALTEPHFSDPKVRPGCIARRDGDSYVIRGQKAAWVSNGTIATVAALFCTVEPEHGFQGGGVCLVPLDLPGVSRGKPLDKLGQRALNQGEIFFDDVRIPAEYMVVGPDAYSAALEGVLTLANAAMGAIFVGVARAALEHAIEYAKQRIQGGVPIFRHQNVRSKLFRMFMRVEAARSLAWRTMLYNATNPPQVHYSIASKVFCTTTAFEVASDAVQIFGGNGLSREYPVEKLLRDARASMIEDGCNDLLSLVGGSKL; translated from the coding sequence ATGGCACTGGTCGACCTCGAGACGACGCTCACCGAACAGGAAAAGGCGATTCGGGACACGGCCAGAAGATTCGCGCGGGAAACCCTGCGTCCCGTCGGAACCCTTCTCGACAAGATGCCAGACCCTGCGACGGTGATCGCCCCCGATTCTCCCCTCTGGAAGGTCTTCGACCGTTACCGGGAGCTCGAGCTCGGCCTTCTCGACACGGCCTCGACGGGACTCTCGCCCCTCGAGCAAGCGCGGGTGCGCTTTCTCGTCAGCGAAGAGCTCGGCTGGGGAGACGCGGGGCTCGCCATCAGCCTCGGAGTGTCGGGGTTCCACAAGATGTTCGCCTACCTTTCGGGCCGTCCTGCTCTCGTCGAACGCTTCGCCTCTCCCGGGAACCGGGACATCGGCTGCTGGGCCATCACGGAGCCCGAACACGGAAGCGACGCGCTGGCGCTCACGGAGCCCCATTTTTCCGACCCGAAGGTGAGACCCGGCTGCATCGCGCGCCGGGACGGGGATTCCTACGTCATCCGGGGCCAGAAGGCAGCCTGGGTCTCGAACGGCACCATCGCCACGGTCGCGGCGCTCTTTTGCACCGTCGAGCCCGAACACGGCTTTCAGGGAGGAGGCGTCTGCCTCGTTCCGCTCGACCTCCCGGGAGTTTCCCGCGGGAAGCCTCTCGACAAACTCGGGCAGCGGGCGCTCAACCAGGGGGAGATCTTTTTCGACGACGTCCGTATCCCCGCCGAGTACATGGTCGTCGGGCCCGACGCCTACTCCGCGGCCCTCGAAGGCGTCCTCACGCTCGCCAACGCGGCCATGGGAGCCATTTTCGTGGGCGTCGCCCGCGCGGCACTCGAGCACGCGATCGAGTACGCGAAGCAGCGTATTCAGGGCGGCGTTCCCATCTTCCGGCACCAGAACGTTCGCTCGAAGCTCTTCCGGATGTTCATGCGCGTGGAGGCAGCCCGCTCGCTCGCCTGGCGCACGATGCTCTACAACGCGACGAACCCCCCGCAGGTCCACTACTCCATCGCTTCGAAGGTCTTCTGCACGACCACGGCCTTCGAGGTCGCGAGCGACGCCGTGCAGATTTTCGGAGGCAACGGTCTCAGCCGGGAGTACCCGGTCGAAAAGCTCCTGAGGGACGCGAGAGCTTCGATGATCGAGGACGGGTGCAACGACCTTCTGAGTCTCGTGGGAGGCTCGAAGCTCTGA
- a CDS encoding riboflavin synthase subunit alpha gives MVGAGRGELSIRAPIVLRDSKPGDSIAVNGVDLTVAEIRGDTFLAQVMPETYRRSNLGRLVPGDRVNLERSVRPLDRLSGHLVRGVVEGTAALESFSPEGEAILACYATSPELLRFMVVKGPVAVDGVSLTVVAKTDRSFTVSLVQFTQKHTNLLDRKPGDPVNIETDIIARYVHAAVEAHLAGIRPS, from the coding sequence GTGGTGGGTGCGGGTCGGGGAGAGCTCTCGATCCGGGCCCCGATCGTGCTGCGCGACTCGAAGCCGGGCGACTCGATCGCGGTGAACGGCGTCGACCTCACCGTCGCGGAAATCCGGGGCGACACGTTCCTCGCGCAGGTCATGCCCGAGACCTACCGCCGCAGCAACCTCGGCCGGCTCGTCCCGGGAGACCGGGTCAACCTCGAGCGCTCGGTACGTCCCCTCGACCGGCTCAGCGGGCATCTCGTTCGCGGGGTCGTCGAGGGAACGGCCGCGCTCGAATCGTTCTCGCCCGAGGGCGAGGCGATCCTCGCGTGCTACGCGACCTCGCCCGAACTCCTCCGTTTCATGGTGGTCAAGGGCCCCGTAGCCGTCGACGGCGTGAGCCTCACGGTGGTCGCGAAGACCGACCGCAGCTTCACGGTCTCCCTCGTCCAGTTCACGCAGAAGCACACGAACCTCCTCGACCGCAAACCCGGCGACCCCGTGAACATCGAAACCGACATCATCGCCCGCTACGTCCACGCCGCCGTGGAAGCCCATCTGGCCGGGATTCGTCCCTCGTGA
- a CDS encoding TetR family transcriptional regulator — MQRTPRRFRPRKRPRQERSRRTVEAILQAAARVFSARGYAGTSTNLIAEEAGVSVGSLYQYFPSKDAILLALAERHMEETFGAVLRRVREKRHAPVPELLRALVDALLDAHRVDPALHRVLFEGAHPDALFRRRLLELHDRGVDVARELIEERSSELAVEHPEIASVLVVQVLQGIAQALTLRQSELLEKPEFRSELVRLLENYLLGPRASAAPPAEPPAVTVRRRRVGAV, encoded by the coding sequence GTGCAGCGGACCCCGAGACGATTTCGGCCGAGAAAACGGCCTCGCCAGGAACGGAGCCGCCGGACGGTCGAAGCGATTTTGCAGGCGGCCGCTCGCGTTTTTTCCGCGCGCGGTTACGCCGGGACGAGCACGAATCTCATCGCCGAGGAGGCCGGCGTTTCGGTGGGTTCGCTCTACCAGTATTTTCCGTCGAAGGACGCGATCCTCCTCGCGCTCGCCGAACGACACATGGAAGAGACCTTCGGGGCCGTGCTCCGGCGGGTCCGGGAAAAGAGACACGCGCCCGTGCCGGAACTCCTGCGTGCCCTCGTCGACGCGCTTCTCGACGCCCACCGGGTCGACCCGGCGCTCCACCGGGTCCTCTTCGAGGGCGCGCACCCCGACGCCCTTTTCCGCCGCCGTCTTCTCGAGCTTCACGACCGGGGCGTGGACGTGGCACGGGAACTCATCGAAGAGCGGAGCTCCGAGCTCGCCGTGGAGCACCCCGAAATCGCGAGCGTGCTCGTCGTGCAGGTCCTCCAGGGGATCGCCCAGGCGCTCACGCTCCGGCAGTCCGAGCTTCTCGAGAAGCCCGAGTTCCGCTCCGAGCTCGTGCGGCTTCTCGAAAACTACCTCCTCGGGCCGAGGGCTTCGGCGGCACCGCCCGCAGAACCGCCTGCCGTGACCGTCCGGAGGCGGCGGGTGGGGGCGGTATGA
- a CDS encoding nitrate reductase subunit beta produces the protein MTNDRSRTGPAGSRSRVVRRQVAMVFDLNKCLGCHTCAIACKTLWTRDEGMEHMWWATVNTQPGKGTPRDWEKMGGGFRDGEPLPGRLPTLSEFGEAWEFNYEEVFYGGKGNRVHLRPQGNPSWGPNWDEDQGGGRYPNCFYFYLPRICNHCTHPACLEACPRKAIYKREEDGIVLIDESRCRGYRFCMEACPYKKIYFNHVRKISQKCIFCFPRVEKGVAPACARQCPGRMRFVGYLDDPEGPIYKLVRQWKVALPLHPEFGTEPNVFYVPPISPPRFDAEGNIDESKPRIPTEYLRYLFGPGVDAALETLRAEMAKTKAGGKSELMDLLIVYDWKELFGPFRRDPAEIEPRKA, from the coding sequence ATGACGAACGACCGGAGTCGAACAGGGCCTGCGGGATCGCGCTCGCGGGTCGTGCGGCGGCAGGTCGCAATGGTCTTCGACCTCAACAAGTGCCTCGGCTGCCACACCTGCGCGATCGCCTGCAAGACGCTCTGGACCCGGGACGAAGGCATGGAACACATGTGGTGGGCAACCGTGAACACCCAGCCCGGAAAGGGCACGCCCAGGGACTGGGAAAAAATGGGCGGCGGGTTCCGGGACGGCGAACCCCTCCCCGGCCGGTTGCCCACCCTCTCGGAGTTCGGCGAGGCGTGGGAGTTCAACTACGAGGAGGTCTTCTACGGCGGAAAGGGAAACCGCGTCCACCTCCGCCCGCAAGGCAACCCGAGCTGGGGACCGAACTGGGACGAAGACCAGGGAGGCGGACGCTACCCCAACTGCTTCTACTTCTACCTCCCGCGGATCTGCAACCACTGCACGCACCCCGCGTGCCTCGAAGCCTGCCCCCGCAAGGCGATCTACAAGCGGGAAGAAGACGGCATCGTGCTGATCGACGAAAGCCGCTGCCGCGGGTATCGCTTCTGCATGGAGGCCTGCCCGTACAAGAAAATCTACTTCAACCACGTCCGCAAAATTTCTCAGAAGTGCATCTTCTGCTTTCCGCGCGTCGAGAAGGGAGTCGCACCGGCTTGCGCGCGCCAGTGTCCCGGAAGGATGCGCTTCGTGGGCTATCTCGACGACCCCGAAGGTCCCATCTACAAGCTCGTCCGGCAGTGGAAGGTCGCCCTCCCTCTCCACCCCGAATTCGGGACGGAACCCAACGTGTTCTACGTGCCCCCCATCTCGCCCCCTCGTTTCGACGCGGAGGGAAACATCGACGAGTCGAAACCGCGAATCCCGACCGAGTACCTCCGCTACCTCTTCGGGCCCGGCGTGGACGCCGCCCTCGAAACACTTCGCGCCGAGATGGCGAAGACCAAAGCGGGCGGAAAATCCGAGCTCATGGACCTGCTCATCGTCTACGACTGGAAGGAGCTCTTCGGACCCTTCCGCCGAGACCCGGCGGAGATCGAACCGAGGAAGGCATGA